The DNA region GCCCGGAACGGCCGCGTGAACGCGCCCATGTCGGGCCGCTGCTGCCAGCCTTCCTCCGGGCCGGCCAGCGCGAGGCCGACGGTGTCCTCGAGCACGTGCGGCGGCGGATCGGCGAGCACGTGCAGCGCGCGCCACAGCGCCACCCGCACGGCGGTGTGGTCGGGGACCTGCCTCGGCGCGTCGGCCATGAGAGGGCTCCTCGGGCGCCACGAGCGGCCGGGCGCCACGCAGGTGTAATCGTCGCCTGGCCCGGTGCGCCCGCCTCGCCTCGCGCGCACGCACGAGGGGATGATCGAGCCGGCGCGGCGCGGCGGGGTCGAGGGCGCTGGCGGCGCGCTCCTCTGGACGCACGCCCGCCCCATCCTCGAGTCGCTGCTCACGCCGCGAGCGTGATCCGCGCGGCCAGGCGCGGACGCCCGAAAAAGCGAGAGGGGCCCCGCGGTTGAGCGAGGCCCCTCCCGGAATGGCTCCCCAGGCATGACTCGAACATGCGACCCGGTGATTAACAGTCACCTGCTCTGCCAACTGAGCTACTGGGGAATGGCAGGGGCGCGAATCTAGAGAACGGCCGGGGCGTCGTCAAGGGGGTAGCGCCCCCGGCCGGTGCATCGGTCGCCGGGGTGCCCGGCGCCGCGCCGAGCGACGCTCGGCCTGCGGTCCGGAAGTCGTGCGGCGTGCCCCGGCCGCTATACTCCTCCGGTGATCCTGCCCGGCTTCGAGCACCGGCCCGGCCTGCACTGCGGCTCCACCGCGCTCGCGGACGCGCTGCGCGTCCGCGGCGTGGCGCTGTCCGAGCCCATGGCGTTCGGCCTGGGGGCGGGCCTGGGCTTCTACTACCTCTCGGCGCCGGAGCTGTCGCCGAGCCACCTGTTCGTGGGCCGGTCCGCGCACCTGGAGCGCGCCGCCTGCGAGGTGCTCGGCCTCTCCGCCGTGGAGCGGAGCGCCGACGACCCCGCCTCGGCGTGGGAGGGTGCGCGCGCCGCCCTGGAGCGCGGGCTCGCGCCGATCCTGTCCACCGACCTGGCGGAGCTGCCGTACTGGGGCAGCCGCACGCGCTTCGGCGGCCACCGGGTGGTGCTCGCCGGGCACGACGCGACGCGCGGGATCGCCTGGCTGGCCGACACCGATCGGCCCGGCCTCGAGGCGGTCCCGCTCGACGCGCTCGCCCGCGCCCGCGCCTCCATCGCGCCGCCGTTCGGGACGGGCGGCAACCCGTGGCTGGAGGTGGACGCGCCGGCGCCGCCGCGCCCGCTGGGCGAGGC from Anaeromyxobacter dehalogenans 2CP-C includes:
- a CDS encoding BtrH N-terminal domain-containing protein yields the protein MILPGFEHRPGLHCGSTALADALRVRGVALSEPMAFGLGAGLGFYYLSAPELSPSHLFVGRSAHLERAACEVLGLSAVERSADDPASAWEGARAALERGLAPILSTDLAELPYWGSRTRFGGHRVVLAGHDATRGIAWLADTDRPGLEAVPLDALARARASIAPPFGTGGNPWLEVDAPAPPRPLGEAVREALRRQAREMLLDPDGFAGVSAIERFAAELPDWPARATGEADRAWCFRYAWQVTEKRGTGGGLFRALYARFLREAEAALPGLAALRLPDRMDALAAGWSALAEGMRAAGEVPGGAVSPELAAQARALAQAERRYHEDVAARVP